TGACATTGCTCGCTTTGACCAGACACACCATGAGGGAATTGTTTGCGACCCTAATAATTTTAACAGATCAAAAtaagacacacataaacataattTGGCCTGCTGAATAATTTAAACCAGGTCAGTGCGTTTGTATACCATCTATGTCCCTAACATTTCACTGCATCATCAAtcattcaaatatgtttttgaatGGAGGCATGCACAAGTCTTGCACACTGCAGCGTCAacgatgtaaaaaaaaaagaaagaaagaaaaatcgtCCAaccagagacaaaaacaaagaaacagcgACTAAAAGGTATTTCTCCAATGACGTGCCTGTGGTCACGACACCCTGCCACGTGAATAAATTGTTGCCAAGGAAGTGTGGGAGGGGCCCGATGGATGAGGCTCAAATATAAGATCGTTGAAGAATGTTGGTATATTTGACCAAACGATGAAATCAAAGCTTAACGGCATGAAGACTGTGGGAGACTTTTGTATATTGATGGTGCGGTGATTAGCACAGACGAACTGAGGCACAATCCGTTACTGGCAGCCGTTACTCTGCGAAGGAGGCTGCACGCGGCCTTGTTGCGCATGGTCTAAAAACTCAGTATTCCGTATTACCGCCATATTAACGCTAACACAGCTGTGTTAACTGAAGTTAGCTGCAAAGATGTACATCACACAGCTGGACTCTATTGAGAAGATCGCAGAACAAAACTATGACCAGAGACTTCTGTAACCTCAGTTCCCGCACATCCGACACAGCCAATGGTGGCCGCATAGCTAACGCTATGCCACTAACGGCTACCTCTCACCTGACAACTAGCTAAACCAAAAACTATGCTGAAACAGATTGTGTGAGATTATTATTAGCAATGAGCGGTGCATGTTTGACGAATCGGTGTGTACCGTTAAGTAAGCCTTTCCACATTTTTCTAATCGTCTTCCAACAACGAAGCATCGAGGTTTACAAAACGTGCACGTCGACCAAACCTGGCTAACGCTATTAGCCGCCATGAGCAAGAGAATGCAACTCAGCCTGACAGCAAACCCTAGCTAGAGATATTAgccattacatttacattactaaaattaaaaataaagaaactcTGCCGAAAGCCGAGCCGGAAACGAGTTAATACCACACCTTTATGTTGTAGCAAGACTCTAGGCAGTGTGGCTGGCTAGAGTCAAGTGAATTAGCTAGCGCAGTTAAGCTGTAAACAAGGTTACGCTAGcttgtagctaacgttagcatcaTGTTCAACCTTGTCTCGGGCACTTAGACTATTATTTTGTTCTGCCCCTGCGAGGAGAAAACTGAGGAACTAGTAAATTCAACATTACACTACTGAATTGTTCGATTGTTGTATTTCACCCACCTACAAGCCAGAACTACCGATGATATGTCCTCGCTATTTGGTCGGTCAATCCTCCATTTTCCATTCCCGCTGGCTGCTGGAGCTAACTGACTGCGGCAGATGGCTGACTGTTTACTGGACAGACTGAATGTAGCCACAGCGCTCCCATTGGCCAGGCGGAGAAGTGCAGCAGGaaatgcttcttcttcttcttttagtTTTGAGGTGGTTGACAAAGCAGGAAATGCCGAGGGCTTTGCTGGTACAGAGATCTGTAAATCTATTCTGATTATTCAAACCTGTTTTCGTAGATATTTTATCATTCTGTTTTGAGTAGGTAAAATATAGTTTTGATTAGTTAACATGTGTGACTACTGAGTGGttaaatgttaaaaccatgcgtAGCTGTCctattgctaaaaaaaaaaaaaatcagggtcAAATATCTCATATTTTTGAAACGTCAATTTTACTgtacagaatgtaaacaacagcaGTGACAGTGTCCCGCTGACAAAATATAGTTTTATGAACCCTACCTATGCATCCATACAATAAATGAAATGAGTTCCTCCAagacaaatataaaataatttttttgtgACCGACAATTTGTCAAGAATGTACAGTGTCATCTGAAACATGGTAAATTATGTTCTCTGTGTTCAAAACCTACTTGTGACAATAACAGAAAAGCTGCTGATTTGACTGCTGAGTAACTAATAAGATACCAGTGTGATGTTATTCTGACAAGCATTGATATTACTCTCTACATTTCAATTGACTTTCAGATTTGCTTGTCCCTTTGGTGCAGGCAGGGCTATGTAAttcacaaaatgatttatgatttattttgcaGTAAGACTGGTGCGGGATGAAGCGGATGTTGGATACAGCGCTGAATAATACGTGAAGAGTAGAAAGATGAAACATTatgataaaaaaatgtaaaaaaaaaacatctgttaTTGACTTCCATGTGTTCCTTAATTCACTGCTGTTCATTGAGCAGTATCTATCAAATAGAAACAGCctatttaaaatgtttgtatttgttattttctttgcactaTACAGCAGGCAACATCAGAATAACTGAAATAAATTAACATACAATACAAAAGAAGTAACTTACAGACATTTCTGTCAACAGTCCTCTAATCTAAAAGTGAGGTGGTCCATTAAAAGGGGTTAAGTTTTAGCAATCTTAAATCAAATCAGCCAATTGTTTCCCTTCACACTGTGACTACGTATATTATGTTTTCCAATGAAGCACTGGTATATGTTCATGAACACCTTATATTGGCAGTTCTAAAGAGACTGCAGAGTGCACGGATAAGCAGTATTTAAGTGCTTTAGAGGCATTTACTTGAAACTGCCCCCCTCTAGTGGTTAAAAGCTTTTTGCTGTCAATCTCCTTGTTGCCACATTGAAATGGGGAAAGATAGCAGTGCTCTGGGTGTAGTACGTCAGGccagaaagggaaagaggagatatataaataaaacacatttggatTGCTCCTTTAGCAGCAGcttgacagagaaaatgttacATAGACATATTCttgtagtgaaaaaaaaaatctatatagatttacattttcaaGTATGGTAAGACGGGTTATGACAGACTGACAGCAACATTGTCAGTGCTCTTCTCCATGTCACAGTCTTTGTCTGATGGTGCAGAGACCGAAGTGTCTCTGAGAGGGACTGGGCCACTGCCGGACTGTCCTAAACCTTTGTTTGGAGGCTCTGCTGTGGACTCAGCCTCAGGTTCTTGCTGTGGGGCTGTTGCTAGAAATAGGACAAAAGTGACAAAACACATCATTACATGTATGAAAATGTACCCTTCCATGTATAATTTACTTGCATGGGGAATTACTATCATTTGGAGAATAGACTGGTGTGCTTTCAAATTAGCCTGATTGGTAGTCTGGCTGTTGATCATGCTGGCAATGATCAAGCATCGGACTGATTGAGCATAGGACTGAGAGTTCGAGACTGGGTTAAGAGTTGCCTTAAGAGAGAACGATAGTTCTTGCTTGCTTGAATGTCATTTGTACCGTGCATGCTGGCATGTGCTGTTACCTGACTGGGTGCAGGACTTCATGTGTTCTGGCCAGTGGGCTTGCTGGCAGGGGTAATCACAGTAGCTGGTGTTCCAGCAGCAGTAGAAGATGGCCTCTTTCCTGCAGTTGGCGCACCACTGTTTCTTCTTCGTCTCATCCACTGCTTGCTGCTTCTCCAGCTCCATCTGCTTCTTCATCTCAGCCAccaacctctccctctcctgctccagaCTCTGCCTCATCTCTGCCATCGTCAACTCTACACACATGTGCTATAATTCAATACATtgtttcacaaaaaaaatctcaatgTGCAGTACTTTGCTGATTCAAAACAAAAGTTCTCACCAAGATTGTGCTTCATTTCTGACAACTCCTGTTGATGTAACCACTGTAATTTTTCTATTTCAATTCTCAGTCGTCTTATCTGTGGGAAAGACAACACTCGTTTAATATCCCATGACAGTTTTATGATCAGAATAGTATTCAGTCTCTGAGGGCTGAGATCAAACACCTACCTCTGCTATTGTATTCCCTGAAGTACTTTTAGAAAGGTCATTGTAGATTTCAGTCATTGTTCCTTTGATTGCATCCATTATCTGAAAGAACAGTAGACCATAATATTCAGATGTCTCAGTCAAGGAAAAAAGGATTTTATGGAAGGACCAGATTAATATTTGAAATAGCAATACAAATTTAGTTTTTTGCCTTATCATCTACAAGTCCCATCCATTGTGGACACAGTTAGTAGCCTACTTGCATAACAAAATCACCAAAGTTGTAGTTTGTAATAGTTCAAGCACGGatatctctaaaatgttaaCATTAATCGAGAGGGATGAATAATGCTCCACTGTGAAAATCCCATCATGACAGAACGTGCCTTTACCACACTACAGCACTTtcagaatgtgtttttaaatctTTCAGAGAAATACAGCTCATCAGTCACAGAACTTGTGTGCAATTAAGTCATTTAGCCAGTAAATGATCAGTCGGTACTGTAGTTACAACAAAGTTAAGGACAACATGTCCAAACAAGTGTCCGGCAGAGGCAACACTATCCTAAACACTTATAtagggatgccgcgatcgattggccagcaatcggaatcggccgatattcagtacaaatatgagatcggagaattacgataatgctttatagtcgccgattgcaaaaaccgatcgatgacgcaaaacacgtgagccatttctcttcttgaacttcttgaattcatatttctttaggctacaagttaattaaaaacacaaatcttcatGGACAACCAGTAACATCACAGTCCGTCACGCCCGCTACTTCCCCTCATTTAATTCTCTGCTTATTTAATGCATCAATTCATCACATGCCACGTGCGTTCCTACATAatggtctgcactctgcaccgctGTCCGCATTGTACTGGACGACGGTCGAgaccctaacagcggagaggcaactgaaaagtctcatttctctctctcttaagaacattcacttatacaaaaacaaagactgaaacggatatatatcttcggagggtgtttccatttatttaactcgactcaacaacacaggcaagtggcaacagtctgagtcttgtgcttcggttatctcactaaatcatgttgcgcTTTAATGCGCTGCCTAGaacgcacatggttttgtttacataatgatcaagtaaatattgaggtagaaaaaaagaaaatgtggatactttttaaccaggactcaatttgatggatgaaatgtatgtaaaatgaaaactgacctataatactgctataccagctgctataacaaaacaaaaaaactatctatggccgatcggtatcggcagatatggctcaGATGATCGGCGTCAAAAAACATTATCGGGGCATCCCTACTTATGAACTAAACTAAGTACTATAGCTACACATTTGAAAGATACTCACTTTATTAGTGTACTTGGCAATGTCTGCAGCAACGTCTGCTGAGCCAGTGGGGATCTGCAAGTCTACTGCCATTGGGGAAGATGAAGAAGCTGTGCCTAAACTTGACGCTGCCATCATTGCCACAGAAGCGGGGCTACTGGATACCAGGGTGACAGCCGACGTGGACGTGCTGAGCGGAGTGTCTTTTTGTTGAACAgctaggataaaaaaaaaaaaatactgatcaGCAATATAAACACGGACAAAACTGAGGGTCAAATTTTTACTTGGAATGTAAATTGCTAGATTTCTCAAACCGCCAATTTATTCAGCATACATAAacagtggatatcaaaagtctacaCACCTTTCAAATTTTCTAATTATTATTAccttgaggcctgaaatgaaaCCCATTAAATCAGACATTTTCACTTCCATTTGGATATAGTAACTTGCAAAATCAAGGTAATAAACAAAAGTTCCACTCATTTTTGACAATCCATTATGGAATAATAtacaatactgtacatttctgGGTATACTGGCCCACACCATGGCGTACACTCATACTTACAAATGGTCTAACTTGTGAACTAAACCATGTCATCTACCTTTGACAGCCTGCCTGGTCTGATAGCGCGTGCTTTGTGAAGGCTGCTGTGCCAGCGATGAGGACACTGATGTTGAGCTGGTTCCAGTGGCCTGTGTCTGGGCCACTGTCTGGGCCTGGCCTTGCCCTGGCGATGGAGCCTGCAGTTGTGTGGTCGCCACAGGTTGCTGGTTCTGTTGCTGACGCTGCACCTTCTGCATGTGCCACTTCTGAGAGGAGGTCTGAAACTTGGCGGTGGGATTCCACACCACAGCTCTCTGCACCACTGGCACCGTCTCTCtgggcagcagagggcgctgtttCTTCAATGCCGGTGTggtggaggctgaggaggaggcaggggtCGGGGTTGGTGTTGGAGTGGCACTAGACAAGGTGGCAGGGCTTATGGCTGCAGGAGAGGCAGTAGTGAAGGAGACCATGGTAACAGGAATGGCCACAGGGGACTGGGAGGAGACACTGGAGGCTGAGGAAGGGGTCGTGCTGTTTTGAGACGGGGCAGTCGACAGGGTCGGGGCTTTACCTACAAGAAGAGACGCACGCATTAATCACTAGTTTCAGCAGCACAAATTTGCTGATGTTTCCAGATAGAGCAAAGTTAAGATGATACAAATGCAACAAAATGGACAAaccatttttcaatttttgcattttcaagTATTTCTAGTGGGATAAGTAGAGAGAAGTAGAACTTTCACCTTCAAGCTTACCAGCAGCTGGCTCCTTAACAGTGGTGGtgtctcttctgctcctcttcctctccttgccTCCCTGTTCCTCTCCAAGGTCAATAACCAGCTCCCTCTCTGAGTCAGAGTCCTCCACTGGCATGGGCTGCCTCACCTCCTCTTTCACCTGAGCCTTCTCTCTGGGAACAGGCGATGCTGGAGCTGCTTTGGTCTTCTCTGGGCTCTCTTTGTCCGAATCtgtgctcgctctctctttaGAGAGGGGATCTGATACTGTTGCACCAGCGTCACCGGCAGCAGATTTTGATGCCACAGGCACGTCTGGTTTGCCCTCCTTATCTTGACTGGGGGAAGGTTGGTCTTTGACTCCAGTTTTGGATGGCTCCTTCTGGCCTTTGACATTGGGCGCTGCATCCTGGCCATCCTTGGGCTTTTGCTCCTCATCGCTGGCGTACTCACTGTcactggagtcagatttgtcaGAGTCCTCTGAGTCGCTGTGTTCCACGCCCTTATACACATCCTCAGAGATCTCATCTATACCTGCAACGcaaggagaaagaaggaggtgAATATCCAACCTCCATCCAATAAGTTAGAGGATTCAGCTAGTACTGTGCAAGTACTCCAATTGAATTAAAAAGGTTCAATTGCGCATGGTATTCAAAGTCACATCCCCAAAATATGTTTCATTAAGTTACTTTACCATCTAGCCATGGATATTACCAACTATCAACTGAACAACTCAGAGTAGAAATGCTTCAGAAATTGCAATTTTTTCCAAGTATGCTGCACAGACCCAGTTGTGCCTTGCAACTCTCAATGGTTTTGTCCAAGTTGAGCTGGAAACGGCTCTTGATCTGTCTCTTGGTAGAGGTGAGGACTGGTGTCGCTCCTTGTTTCTGTTGAACTGTCTCACTAAGTTCCTTCAGGTCCATCTCTGCTTTACTCCGATCTGGCAGGACACAACAAACGCacaacagcaacatcaacatcaacactagaacatgtaGATCACATTTCTGGCATAATTTGGTCCACAAGTGATCTGTATTTACTCATAGAGAATGGACATAATTAAGGACTTCCATGAATATTAGATAGTCAGCATGAGGGATTCACCTAGGTTGAGGTTCAGAATGCTTCCTGTTGGCGGTGTCTTCTCCTGCTTAGGAATGAGGGGTAGGCCAGGAGCTTGAGAGTGGAATGGTTTGGGGCTGTCCAAGGAACTGCCTGCAGTACCAGGTCGGGTATAGGCAGGTGATGCTGTACAGAGAGATTTAGTGTTAAACAAtaccagaggaggaggggcagtcTCGCCCCAATAGACACATGCAATGACAAAAGTATATATTCTAACAGAGTGCTGCGAGAGTACAATGCATCTTGTTGCATACCTGTACAGTCCATGGACTCCTCCCCTGTGCTGTACTGGCTGTTTGGGGCTTTTGTCTGGGACTTGTCTGGTGTCTCCTGTTCCCCGTCCGAACCTGTATGGGCAGAGGAGTTGGTGCTCATGGGGGAACGAGGCATGTCACTGAGGGGGATCCGCCGGCCTGCCGTGCTCCCTCCCAGCCCAGCCCCAGACACCATGCTCCTGGCCATAGGCATCTTGGGCGATGCGGTCATATCAAAGCTCAGCTTGATCTTCTCCTGCTTCTCAGGTTTTATGGAGGTGGATAGGGGATTGGAGGGGTCCAGCAGCATCTGGAAGTTGTTGTCAGGGGTGTAGGGTGTCCTGAAGGGGGCGTAGTTAAACACTTCAAACCTCTTCCTCATGTTCTCCACGTAGACTTCCATCTCTTGCATGGCACTGTTGAAGATGCTCTTGGTCTTCTTCACAGAGAAAGGAATCTCTTTGGACATGAGGTAGCAATTGTTTAAAGGGACCCATGCCCTGAAGGATAAAGATTCACATCATCATGTGCCCTGTTACAGCAAAGCTTGAAATGTACCTCCAAGCCCAAGTGACTGAAGCGCAAAGGGCTGATACCTGTCATGCTGGCCAAAGAAGCGAGCATCCACCTGTCCATCTTTGTCCCGCAGAGCTTTAGCCGGCCAGAATGGGAATCCTTTCAGTTTGGCCCAGACTAGAGGGTGGGGGTTACtctgcagacacaaaacactgaCTAATTGGTTGTAATCCAGTGATGTGTGTTGGAATGGGTTAATAATCTGGTAGAATCATCATCAGAAACTTGAGGTTACTGAGCTTACACATGGCTCACAGAACCAGTTGTCTCTCTTTTGGCAGGCTGACAGGTAACACTCTGGACAAACTTCAATCTCGTTCATCTGTAAAACAAGAATCAAAGACATATGCACTTGAGTTTCAGCTCCAAACTAAAAATCTTTTCTGCCCCCAACCCATATACTCACCTCATGTTCACAGATTTTTACTATCACTCTAGCTGTAGCCGTGAGTTTGTGATTGCCTAAAACAAGGACATACATCTGCGTTAAACAATTTATTAACAGACTGGATTATTCTCACAGGTGGTGTCAAAGCTACGCAACATACCTCCATTGTATATTATACAGTTGTGCAAAATCCATTTTGCATCTGCCAAGAAGGCCTCTGTGCAgccatacattttctttttgataTTCTGCAGCACAAAAAGAAAAGGTCAGTGCCAAACTGACAAATTGGTCCACATTTGTACATTTAATTCTAAGAAATGTGTGACACCCTGTATTTTACCTTCTCGAGTGTGCAAAGATCCATAGGGTGAAAAATATATTCCGCATAATCTGGATGCTGTTCCAGAGAAACAGGTTTCTGAAAGGGTTCAGTCTGTATAAACCAGTAGatagaaaagagggagaaggtaAACAAACCCTCGTTTTTTTAATCTCAGGCCAAACTCACTGCATAACCTCCACCAGCACTGCACATGAACATGCTATCACCATGCTACTACTTAAAAGCTCTAAAAGCCACTtcaaacaaaaagaggaaaaccAGTGGAGGAAGAAATCATGATGGGGTCTTGTTAGTGGTGTGATTGATTACCCAATTAAAAGTCTTTCTCTGCGTGGAAGCTGCATGGGGGGAGTGAGATGACGAGCGGGGATGGTcctgaaagagagtgagaggggcaGCTGTATCCTCACCACCAGCTAGCACTCTTTAGTTTCATGGTTTCAAGCCATGACAGGCCAATTATAGTACACTGACTGTGATTGTTAGTGGTGTTATTAGAGATCATTTACACATGCAAATCAATATTACATCACGCTGGACAGATATGTGGACAGTTAATATTTCAGGGTGCAGATATTGACATCAGGCACTACTGATGGGAATAGCATAGCATGACTGGAAAACGGGCATGGTGTTTGGCTGCATAAGCATTCTTAGAATCACAAGACTGGCCAACAAAAAGACATGCCAATATCCAATAGTGATACATCTCAATGTACAATtagaaaaagcagaaatgaaaatgagaataaacaGAGAGTACCCTGTCTGTAATAAGCCTGTCTGCCCCAAACGTAACTAATCACTTTGGTAGTGCGACTCCCCTGTCAAGATGGATCGTAGTACTTACACCTGGCTGTTTCATCTTCTGAAGGGCAAACTTTAGCAGGTAAGACAGCTGGTCTATAGTTAGCATCATCATGGCTTTGCTCTGAGTCTCTATACACTCAGCAACCGTTATTTTCTAAAAGACATCAAGAGGAAAAGAGTTGTAAACTTTGCAGTTAACAATTTGTGCAATTCCCCATTATAGCATGCACTGTATGTaggattaaaatgtttttgtcgcTTATGGCCTTAGTCCAACCCTTTTGAAAGGTCTTCCAGAATCAAAGACACATTACAGTGGGTTGAAACTATAGGCTTTAAAATATGGTTTCCATCACCCATATACACATTCCTGGGTGAGTACCTCACACTCTGGACAGAACCAGTCGCCCTCGGGCTCGGCTGGTAGTTTGAGGCACTTGGCGTGGTACACCCTGGGGCAGAGCTCACAGCAGAGCACCTGGCCCTCACGGTGGcacagccagcagtagaagTCATTCCTGCCATCCTGCGGTACAACATCAACAGGGTCTGTGGTGAGTGCTGGCTGCTTCACATAGTAAAAGGGACCATGTCTTAGTTCTGACTGGAATGTAGGCAAAAGAAACACAGAGTTGGGGAGGGTCAAAATCAGGCCAGAGATTACAGAAGCAGAGCATGCACAGAATCAACATAAGGTACACATACTGAAATCACAGGCAAAACACAGACTGCTGTGAGCCCTGATAAGTACAAGTGTTACATATTGACTGTTGGTTGAAACATCACCATGAAAATTTGTCAAAATTTACTGTGATGAAAATGACCTAAAAAAGATAATAGGTCTGACTAATTATTCAGAGTCCTGTGACTCACTCAGCTCTCTGATCTCAGTCTGTGTTTTGGTACACACCTATCACCAATCAGCAGAGGGGTAAACCGTGGGAAAAGCCTTGATTAAACCCGTAAAAGCTCAGGTAGTTACAGTGACTGCTAATCATTTACAAACTCAATCTAAAGTGCTCTGTGTGAGCCCACTGGCTCTACCTATGACACATTAATCAACTGCTTTAAGCAGAAGCAAGCAAAGCAtgtgaataaaaaaatgtgaGCTAAAGGTTGAGCTAAAAGTAATCACATGATTGTCTTAGATTGCAAAGCACTTCATTAAATAGCAACAGCTGAAAAAGCATTCATTAAGATTTCTTGACTTTAAGTAGGACTCCAACTTGTCATACTGTGAGTTTACTGCTGAATATTGCAGTGATATGGATTACAATACGACTGgacttttctttttcagcacttaaaaaatattcaggtgtgtgtgtgtgtgtatgtaaaatgTCATAAAGAACATACAACACAGTTCAGTTGAGCACTATCTGGTGTCTCCACATTTGAGCAACATAAAATTTATTGTGGGATATTGTAATCCACTCTGATTGTACACtaacatttttacataaatcaGCTACTGACATCATCAGCAGTCATCACAGTCAGCCATCAATATTGGTTCACCTGGGTGTTTACCATCACTACCTTCATTTTGAACTacaggcttttttttctgtttcactttTCGTTTTGCCTGTTTGTATTATCATTAATGAGAGCCTGGGAAAAACACCCTGAAAGCTTGTATTGAACATGGATCCCCGGGGCAGCTAATGTTGGATGTTGACTGTTCATGAACTGACATGAAGATATGTTTGTATTAtgctaaaaagtgaaaataccgtatacattttttaaatataggTTGGCATATCATTCAAGGGCAATTTCACAACAAAAATATACAGGAAAACTTAAAACCAGTGTTCATTCTGAATATATGTTTGTAGCTCATGATACTGAATGTTCACTTGGTGCAACATTCGTCTGGGTTGATTTCCTGCTAGAGAAGTATTCAAGATTTTTAAAAAGTCAAGCTAAACGTaattcaaatgaaacaaccaaCAATGgtcaattatttaaaaaatgttttaatcgctgaaaagaacatttttaaagcctcagaaaaaatatgaacaattcaacaaaatatttgaaaatatgaatttaagtaattcaatttaagattttttaatGACACACAAGCTCATTCACAACGAGAGGAGATGAGTCAAGGATAGAGGCTGTACCTGGTCTTTGCTGCTGCTGACGGCACctggtttcttcttctttttcattgGGCTGGGGGAAGTTTCAGCAGATGAGTGACCATTGGATGAGTGAGAGGGGCTCGGCATCTTACGTTTCTGGGTCACCCGCTCTGCTGACCCCGGGTCTGAAACTGCAGACAGAAGTCAAAGGTCATACAAACCAGGGAGTGCAGATTGATGGCCTCCTAAAAGGACGTGCAAAGATCGGATGTGAAGCACAGGAGGTTGACTGTGCTCATACAGTAGGCTGCAGCCAGTAACCATGGTGACATGCATATGACAGCAATGTAAAAAGCAGTATGGAAGCTAATCCTCCATCTTGTTTCTTctgcaacacatacacacaaaccacagtcagacatgtacacacatccGTGAAGCAAAACCAAAACACTTTAAACATTACCGTGTAATCTCATAGGTATAAAAATAGCTTTTCTGAGCTTTCTATAAACAGCCGTGCGCAGTATCTTCTTACCTTTGGATCGTGTTGAGATCTCCATTCCTTCTATTGCATCTGTCTCagtcttcccctcctcctcagccacACTGAcgcagaaaagagagaggcatCGTCAAAGCTTTGGCAACCTCTGGGATATAACCTACGGCTGAAGATACCTCATACAGATCTCTTTGTTATTTTATAAGTTGAAAACAGCTATTACAAATAAGAGTGAGCTCTTACTGGATCCAATACCATCACAGTTCTATCTAAGTAGCCTAGCAAGGTAAACTGTCCTTTAAGGCAAAGTGAAGGAGGTAAGAATTTGATCCATCATGTTGCCCAGTCATATCCTGCTCAAAGCTTGAGCTTCATGACTACATGGTCAGTGAATAATTGAGATGAAAACAGTCACAAATAGTTTCAAGTTCCCCATCTGAGGCAATATCATAGCTACTACTGCTTGATTCAGAAAGGGAGTGCTTCA
This DNA window, taken from Centroberyx gerrardi isolate f3 chromosome 5, fCenGer3.hap1.cur.20231027, whole genome shotgun sequence, encodes the following:
- the zmynd8 gene encoding MYND-type zinc finger-containing chromatin reader ZMYND8 isoform X5, translating into MDLCTLEKNIKKKMYGCTEAFLADAKWILHNCIIYNGGNHKLTATARVIVKICEHEMNEIEVCPECYLSACQKRDNWFCEPCSNPHPLVWAKLKGFPFWPAKALRDKDGQVDARFFGQHDRAWVPLNNCYLMSKEIPFSVKKTKSIFNSAMQEMEVYVENMRKRFEVFNYAPFRTPYTPDNNFQMLLDPSNPLSTSIKPEKQEKIKLSFDMTASPKMPMARSMVSGAGLGGSTAGRRIPLSDMPRSPMSTNSSAHTGSDGEQETPDKSQTKAPNSQYSTGEESMDCTASPAYTRPGTAGSSLDSPKPFHSQAPGLPLIPKQEKTPPTGSILNLNLDRSKAEMDLKELSETVQQKQGATPVLTSTKRQIKSRFQLNLDKTIESCKAQLGIDEISEDVYKGVEHSDSEDSDKSDSSDSEYASDEEQKPKDGQDAAPNVKGQKEPSKTGVKDQPSPSQDKEGKPDVPVASKSAAGDAGATVSDPLSKERASTDSDKESPEKTKAAPASPVPREKAQVKEEVRQPMPVEDSDSERELVIDLGEEQGGKERKRSRRDTTTVKEPAAGKLEGKAPTLSTAPSQNSTTPSSASSVSSQSPVAIPVTMVSFTTASPAAISPATLSSATPTPTPTPASSSASTTPALKKQRPLLPRETVPVVQRAVVWNPTAKFQTSSQKWHMQKVQRQQQNQQPVATTQLQAPSPGQGQAQTVAQTQATGTSSTSVSSSLAQQPSQSTRYQTRQAVKAVQQKDTPLSTSTSAVTLVSSSPASVAMMAASSLGTASSSSPMAVDLQIPTGSADVAADIAKYTNKIMDAIKGTMTEIYNDLSKSTSGNTIAEIRRLRIEIEKLQWLHQQELSEMKHNLELTMAEMRQSLEQERERLVAEMKKQMELEKQQAVDETKKKQWCANCRKEAIFYCCWNTSYCDYPCQQAHWPEHMKSCTQSATAPQQEPEAESTAEPPNKGLGQSGSGPVPLRDTSVSAPSDKDCDMEKSTDNVAVSLS